A single genomic interval of Psychroserpens sp. NJDZ02 harbors:
- a CDS encoding non-canonical purine NTP diphosphatase, producing the protein MQLVFATNNSNKVKEVQSLIPSHIKLLSLKDIGCFEDVPETQDNIEGNAIQKAEYIKLHYGYDCFADDTGLEVETLNGAPGVFSARYAGPQRNDSDNMNLLLEKLKTKDNRKAQFKTVIALNINNKMETFTGICKGEITTTKQGEKGFGYDPIFKAKGFENTFAQMDLEQKNSIGHRGKAVQQLVAYLNSL; encoded by the coding sequence ATGCAACTCGTTTTCGCTACAAACAATTCAAACAAAGTCAAAGAAGTCCAAAGCTTAATACCAAGTCATATAAAACTACTAAGCTTAAAAGATATTGGTTGTTTTGAAGACGTACCAGAAACTCAAGACAATATAGAAGGCAACGCCATCCAAAAAGCAGAATACATAAAACTGCACTATGGTTACGATTGCTTTGCGGACGATACAGGTTTAGAGGTAGAAACACTTAATGGAGCGCCTGGTGTTTTTAGCGCCAGATATGCTGGACCACAACGTAATGATAGTGATAACATGAATTTACTATTAGAGAAATTAAAGACTAAAGATAATAGAAAGGCACAATTTAAAACCGTTATCGCTTTAAACATAAATAATAAAATGGAAACGTTTACAGGAATTTGTAAAGGTGAAATAACAACTACAAAACAAGGCGAAAAAGGTTTTGGCTACGACCCTATTTTTAAAGCAAAAGGGTTTGAGAATACATTTGCTCAAATGGATTTAGAACAAAAAAACAGTATTGGTCATCGCGGAAAAGCAGTACAACAATTAGTTGCTTATTTAAATAGTCTTTAA
- a CDS encoding acyltransferase family protein, with protein sequence MRKRIEELDALRGIAAISVVLFHYFFRYNQLFGHPNMDGAFFAYGKNGVELFFIISGFVIFWSLNSIKKPLDFVVSRFSRLYPVYWIAVILTFLFVGFFELPGRAVDLPSFIGNFLMFHDYFDIPSVDGVYWTLKVELTFYLWILVILSLKKLHKINIIILFALILSALIHLKIIHLPRQVKELLMFQWFALFSIGICLYKISNKKHNTFTFVNLTLSLLITILIFSFKSFIIYSCFTIILYLAVNNKMSFLRNKKLIFLGTISYSLYLIHQNIGYIIIRKGYQYDIHPIISITIAIIFTIGLSFLLNKYIEKPTGKFIKKIYKLRQPTTISKQKKSTIDTL encoded by the coding sequence ATGAGAAAAAGAATAGAAGAATTAGATGCTTTAAGAGGTATTGCTGCAATTTCTGTGGTTTTATTTCATTATTTTTTCAGATACAATCAATTATTTGGACATCCAAATATGGACGGAGCATTTTTTGCTTATGGAAAAAATGGTGTCGAATTATTTTTTATAATTAGTGGTTTTGTCATCTTTTGGTCCTTAAATAGTATAAAAAAACCCTTAGACTTTGTTGTCTCACGTTTCTCTCGTTTATATCCAGTATATTGGATTGCCGTTATATTAACCTTCTTATTTGTTGGCTTTTTTGAATTACCTGGAAGAGCTGTCGATTTACCTTCGTTTATAGGAAATTTTCTAATGTTTCATGATTATTTCGATATACCAAGCGTAGATGGAGTTTACTGGACTTTAAAAGTAGAGCTTACGTTTTACTTATGGATTTTAGTAATCTTAAGCCTAAAAAAACTCCATAAAATAAATATTATTATCCTTTTCGCACTAATTTTAAGCGCCTTAATTCATTTAAAAATTATACACTTACCGCGACAGGTAAAAGAACTATTAATGTTCCAATGGTTTGCCCTTTTCAGTATTGGAATATGTCTTTATAAAATTTCAAATAAAAAACATAACACCTTTACATTTGTAAATTTAACATTATCGCTTCTAATAACAATACTTATATTTTCGTTTAAGAGCTTCATAATTTATAGTTGTTTTACTATAATTTTATATTTAGCAGTTAATAACAAAATGAGCTTTCTAAGAAACAAAAAACTAATATTCCTCGGAACTATATCTTACAGCTTGTACTTAATACACCAAAACATAGGATATATAATTATTAGAAAAGGATATCAATATGATATACATCCTATAATCTCTATAACTATTGCCATAATATTCACAATAGGATTATCCTTTCTATTGAATAAATATATTGAGAAACCAACCGGGAAATTCATAAAAAAAATATATAAACTACGTCAACCTACAACTATTTCTAAACAAAAAAAATCAACTATTGACACTTTATAA